In a single window of the Anabas testudineus chromosome 19, fAnaTes1.2, whole genome shotgun sequence genome:
- the LOC113156749 gene encoding serine/threonine-protein kinase tousled-like 2: MMEGLHSQALSLDPRRQELLEARFTGVGVAKGSANSESSNQSLCSAGSLSDKEPETPEKKASDQRSRKRKGDIYDSNSQGKGRGHKISDYFEFAGSSGSGTSPARGIPMLVRSSPQHSLSNPPFQHGSPSSTGSAHTDSSSCSSVKTAPTRSFSHKATQSELTLLKLTALEKGKNSDLEKKEGRIDDLLRANCDLRRQVDEQQKMLERYKERLNKCVTMSKKLLIEKSKQEKMACRDKSMQDRLRLGHFTTVRHGASFTEQWTDGFAFQNLIKQQERVTSQREEIEKQRKLLGKRKPPSMAQTPPPSMEQNKRKSRSNGQESEALSLAEYHEQEEIFKLRIGHLKKEEAEIQTELEHLERVRNLHIRELKRIHNEDNSQFKDHPMLNDRYLLLHLLGRGGFSEVFKAFDLTEQRFVAIKIHQLNKNWREEKKENYRKHACREYRIHKELDHPRIVKLYDYFSLDTDSFCTVLEYCEGNDLDFYLKQNKLMTEKEGRSIVMQIVNALKYLNQMRPPIIHYDLKPGNILLVNGTACGEIKITDFGLSKIMDDDSYSSADGMDLTSQGAGTYWYLPPECFVVGKDPPKISNKVDVWSVGVIFYQSLYGRKPFGHNQSQQDILQENTILKATEVQFPPKPVVTTEAKAFIRRCLAYHKEDRVDVMQLANDPFLMPHIRKALGSSTPLAPPVPSTSSCYSNSASD; this comes from the exons ATGATGGAAGGACTTCATAGTCAGGCTTTAAGCCTGGACCCACGCAGGCAGGAACTGCTTGAGGCTCGCTTCACTGGAGTTGGTGTGGCCAAG GGTTCAGCCAACAGTGAATCATCCAACCAGTCACTGTGCAGTGCAGGATCACTCAGTGACAAGGAACCGGAG ACACCAGAGAAGAAGGCCAGTGACCAGAGAAGCCGGAAGAGAAAAGGAGATATCTATGACAGCAACAGCCAGG GAAAAGGAAGAGGACACAAAATAAGTGATTATTTTGAG TTTGCCGGTAGTAGTGGCTCTGGCACCAGTCCTGCCCGAGGCATTCCCATGCTGGTGCGCTCTTCTCCACAGCACTCACTGTCTAATCCTCCG TTTCAGCACGGCAGTCCTTCGTCTACAGGCTCAGCCCACACAGACTCTTCATCTTGCAGCTCTGTCAAGACAGCACCCACACGCTCCTTCTCACATAAAGCCACGCAG TCAGAACTGACACTACTGAAACTGACAGCACTGGAGAAGGGCAAGAACTCAGACCTGGagaagaaagaagggaggaTAGATGACCTGCTAAGG GCTAACTGTGACTTGAGGCGTCAGGTAGATGAGCAGCAGAAGATGCTGGAGCGCTACAAGGAGCGGCTTAATAAGTGTGTAACCATGAGCAAGAAGCTGCTAATTGAGAAG TCAAAGCAGGAGAAGATGGCTTGCAGGGACAAGAGCATGCAGGACCGTCTGCGTCTGGGTCATTTCACCACTGTACGCCATGGGGCCTCCTTCACTGAGCAGTGGACGGATGGATTTGCCTTCCAGAACCTCATCAA GCAGCAAGAGCGAGTCACCTCGCAGCGGGAGGAAATTGAGAAGCAGAGAAAGCTCCTAGGGAAGAGGAAACCTCCCTCCATGGCACAGACACCTCCACCCAGCATGGAACAGAACAAACGAAAGAGCAGGAGCAACGGCCAGGAGAGTGAAGC GTTGTCATTGGCAGAATATCATGAGCAAGAAGAGATTTTCAAACTTCGAATTGGCCATTTGAAAAAG GAAGAGGCAGAGATCCAGACAGAGCTGGAGCATTTGGAGCGAGTAAGAAACCTGCACATTCGGGAGCTGAAGAGAATTCATAATGAGGACAACTCGCA ATTTAAAGACCACCCCATGCTGAACGACCGATATCTCCTATTACACTTACTTGGAAGAGGTGGCTTTAGTGAAGTCTTCAAG GCTTTTGATTTGACAGAGCAAAGGTTTGTAGCAATTAAAATCCATCAACTCAACAAGAAttggagggaggagaagaaagaaaactaccGCAA ACACGCCTGTAGGGAGTACAGAATACACAAAGAACTTGACCACCCTAGAATAGTCAAACTCTATGACTACTTCTCACTTGACACTGACTC GTTCTGCACAGTGCTGGAGTACTGTGAAGGCAATGATCTGGACTTTTACTTGAAACAGAATAAGCTCATGACTGAAAAGGAGGGACGATCTATTGTCATGCAGATTGTCAACGCCCTCAAGTACCTCAACCAAATGCGACCGCCTATCATCCACTACGACCTCAAGCCTG GAAACATCCTGTTGGTAAATGGCACAGCTTGTGGAGAGATTAAGATCACAGACTTTGGCCTATCCAAGATCATGGATGACGACAGCTACAGTTCTGCAGATGGCATGGACCTAACCTCACAAGGAGCAGGGACCTACTG GTACCTTCCTCCTGAGTGCTTTGTTGTTGGCAAGGACCCCCCCAAAATATCCAACAAGGTGGATGTTTGGTCAGTGGGGGTAATTTTCTACCAGAGCTTATATGGGCGCAAG CCGTTTGGTCATAACCAGTCACAGCAGGATATCCTCCAGGAAAACACCATACTAAAAGCTACAGAGGTGCAGTTTCCCCCCAAACCTGTGGTCACCACAGAAGCAAAG GCCTTTATTCGACGTTGCCTGGCTTATCACAAGGAGGACCGTGTGGATGTGATGCAGTTGGCCAACGACCCCTTCCTAATGCCTCATATTCGAAAAGCCCTGGGCAGTAGCACACCTCTGGCACCTCCTGTGCCCTCCACCTCCAGCTGCTACAGCAACAGTGCCTCTGACTGA
- the becn1 gene encoding beclin-1 isoform X1 — protein sequence MEGSKSSSTTMQVSFVCQRCCQPLKLDTSFNVLDRVTIQELIAPLVTVTPSKQADNTERETVPEETFVENKQDGVSRKYIPPARMMSTESANSFTLIGEASDGGTMENLSRRLKVTSDLFDIMSGQTDVDHPLCEECTDTLLDHLDTQLNITENECQNYKQCLELLSHLEVNEEETLLAELQQLKEDEERLVQELEAVEEERAAVAQDLAQSRILSQQLDTEELHYQKEYSEFKRQQLELDDELKSVDNQMRYCQIQLDRLKKTNVFNATFHIWHSGQFGTINNFRLGRLPSVPVEWNEINAAWGQTVLLLHALANKMGLRFQRYRLVPYGNHSYLESLTDKSKELPLYCSGGLRFFWDNKFDHAMVAFLDCVQQFKEEVEKGDTGFCLPYRMDVEKGKIEDTGGSGGSYSIKTQFNSEEQWTKALKFMLTNLKWGLAWVTSQFYNR from the exons ATGGAGGGCTCTAAGTCGTCGAGCACCACCATGCAGGTGAGCTTCGTGTGTCAGCGGTGCTGTCAGCCCCTCAAGCTGGACACGTCCTTCAATGTGCTCGATCGGGTCACTATCCAGGAACTTATTG CTCCATTGGTCACAGTGACCCCCAGCAAGCAGGCTGACAACACTGAGAGGGAGACGGTTCCTGAG GAGACCTTtgttgaaaacaaacaagatgGTGTATCAAGAAAATACATACCTCCTGCACG CATGATGTCCACAGAGAGCGCCAACAGCTTCACATTAATTGGAGAAGCATCTGATGGAGGCACAATGGAAAACCTTAGCCGTAGGTTAAAG GTGACCAGTGATCTGTTTGACATCATGTCAGGTCAGACAGATGTGGACCATCCACTATGTGAGGAGTGTACTGACACTCTGCTGGATCACTTAGACACACAGCTCAACATCACAGAGAACGAATGCCAGAATTACAA GCAGTGTCTGGAGCTGCTATCGCACCTGGAGGTAAATGAAGAGGAGACACTGttggcagagctgcagcaacTGAAAGAGGACGAGGAGAGACTGGTCCAGGAGctggaggctgtggaggaggagagggctgCTGTGGCTCAGGACTTAGCCCAGAGCAGAATCCTCTCTCAGCAGCTTGACACAGAGGAGCTACA CTACCAGAAGGAGTATAGTGAGTTTAAACGgcagcagctggagctggatgATGAACTGAAGAGTGTTGACAACCAGATGCGTTACTGCCAGATTCAGCTGGATCGACTGAAGAAGACCAATGTCTTCAATGCCACATTTCACATctg GCACAGTGGCCAGTTTGGTACCATCAACAACTTCCGTTTGGGTCGGCTTCCCAGTGTCCCAGTAGAGTGGAATGAGATCAACGCAGCCTGGGGGCAGacggtgctgctgctgcatgctcTCGCAAACAAAATGGGTTTGCGCTTTCAGAg ATATCGTCTTGTGCCATATGGAAACCACTCATACTTGGAATCACTGACAGACAAGTCCAAG gAACTTCCTCTATACTGTTCAGGGGGCCTGAGGTTCTTCTGGGACAATAAATTCGACCATGCCATGGTGGCCTTCCTGGATTGCGTCCAACAGTTTAAAGAAGAGGTGGAAAAAGGAGACACTGGCTTCTGTCTCCCATACAG GATGGATGTGGAGAAAGGCAAGATTGAGGACACAGGCGGCAGTGGAGGCTCCTACTCCATTAAAACCCAGTTCAATTCTGAGGAGCAGTGGACCAAGGCCCTCAAATTCATGCTCACCAACCTGAAATGGGGTCTGGCCTGGGTCACGTCACAGTTCTACAACAGATAG
- the becn1 gene encoding beclin-1 isoform X2, which translates to MEGSKSSSTTMQVSFVCQRCCQPLKLDTSFNVLDRVTIQELIAPLVTVTPSKQADNTERETVPETFVENKQDGVSRKYIPPARMMSTESANSFTLIGEASDGGTMENLSRRLKVTSDLFDIMSGQTDVDHPLCEECTDTLLDHLDTQLNITENECQNYKQCLELLSHLEVNEEETLLAELQQLKEDEERLVQELEAVEEERAAVAQDLAQSRILSQQLDTEELHYQKEYSEFKRQQLELDDELKSVDNQMRYCQIQLDRLKKTNVFNATFHIWHSGQFGTINNFRLGRLPSVPVEWNEINAAWGQTVLLLHALANKMGLRFQRYRLVPYGNHSYLESLTDKSKELPLYCSGGLRFFWDNKFDHAMVAFLDCVQQFKEEVEKGDTGFCLPYRMDVEKGKIEDTGGSGGSYSIKTQFNSEEQWTKALKFMLTNLKWGLAWVTSQFYNR; encoded by the exons ATGGAGGGCTCTAAGTCGTCGAGCACCACCATGCAGGTGAGCTTCGTGTGTCAGCGGTGCTGTCAGCCCCTCAAGCTGGACACGTCCTTCAATGTGCTCGATCGGGTCACTATCCAGGAACTTATTG CTCCATTGGTCACAGTGACCCCCAGCAAGCAGGCTGACAACACTGAGAGGGAGACGGTTCCTGAG ACCTTtgttgaaaacaaacaagatgGTGTATCAAGAAAATACATACCTCCTGCACG CATGATGTCCACAGAGAGCGCCAACAGCTTCACATTAATTGGAGAAGCATCTGATGGAGGCACAATGGAAAACCTTAGCCGTAGGTTAAAG GTGACCAGTGATCTGTTTGACATCATGTCAGGTCAGACAGATGTGGACCATCCACTATGTGAGGAGTGTACTGACACTCTGCTGGATCACTTAGACACACAGCTCAACATCACAGAGAACGAATGCCAGAATTACAA GCAGTGTCTGGAGCTGCTATCGCACCTGGAGGTAAATGAAGAGGAGACACTGttggcagagctgcagcaacTGAAAGAGGACGAGGAGAGACTGGTCCAGGAGctggaggctgtggaggaggagagggctgCTGTGGCTCAGGACTTAGCCCAGAGCAGAATCCTCTCTCAGCAGCTTGACACAGAGGAGCTACA CTACCAGAAGGAGTATAGTGAGTTTAAACGgcagcagctggagctggatgATGAACTGAAGAGTGTTGACAACCAGATGCGTTACTGCCAGATTCAGCTGGATCGACTGAAGAAGACCAATGTCTTCAATGCCACATTTCACATctg GCACAGTGGCCAGTTTGGTACCATCAACAACTTCCGTTTGGGTCGGCTTCCCAGTGTCCCAGTAGAGTGGAATGAGATCAACGCAGCCTGGGGGCAGacggtgctgctgctgcatgctcTCGCAAACAAAATGGGTTTGCGCTTTCAGAg ATATCGTCTTGTGCCATATGGAAACCACTCATACTTGGAATCACTGACAGACAAGTCCAAG gAACTTCCTCTATACTGTTCAGGGGGCCTGAGGTTCTTCTGGGACAATAAATTCGACCATGCCATGGTGGCCTTCCTGGATTGCGTCCAACAGTTTAAAGAAGAGGTGGAAAAAGGAGACACTGGCTTCTGTCTCCCATACAG GATGGATGTGGAGAAAGGCAAGATTGAGGACACAGGCGGCAGTGGAGGCTCCTACTCCATTAAAACCCAGTTCAATTCTGAGGAGCAGTGGACCAAGGCCCTCAAATTCATGCTCACCAACCTGAAATGGGGTCTGGCCTGGGTCACGTCACAGTTCTACAACAGATAG
- the LOC113156531 gene encoding breast cancer type 1 susceptibility protein homolog, producing the protein MKTSKATDVKKGISVLWETLQCPICLDLMSVPVSTKCDHQFCKFCMIKLLDSSKQNRANCPVCKAKITKRSLQESPGFQRLVSGLQDMIQAYERDTGTNYFTGLNQQKGKSGVTDQDAAKYPHDMSSCGTHDTDGDNVENVDSADLSRSHSSTIAAQNGFARLMGLDSAPLTTENEGLDSGLGDAPPTSEKKIHSSTDNLEPVETEIAEVVERATSTQKIRGKKRISKLENASLDPLLIPEESEHEPLRKSSRKKQKKDLESDKILEQKQKKSVEKVAEWLMKVPSEGSLELPKTDEDADESDSCSSTSTIDVKQHVSDMKPKREHHAKALEEQVFGAVYKRRGNRTTSPPLHVYVEPPASTETQAGEIVSKRKKRNDVIPAAFCKKTSFEDKNETKEEEQITEEVNDTNSDVFKEAERIEVMEENNIHRHGEELKTAAESDKNNGNGEIFCPSSDIEQQQPATKSVKKVHNTLQEVDSDLQEQAKAKSDSTEQKKTSNRKGKNTKSEKCKPGRVSKPLVLVGVQETSPKTRTRSEEVQVQIENYPSSEETPITRSTRRSRRLQLFAEEVQEGPKKAKLKVTVPEEHGDVAEQSGEAKGETLVDTAKNQNVKTVAKRNGCIYDKELGGIESMEPVVRMSLRPAEVLSDAEANAGCYASVVPCPTETAALGPTLESDNPSSQFPHNTDLETSVCMDKCAATEIEDEKNDSEMDTEQLLRSFKATKRKSFHLGGPDVKKSCSLDKENKHSAAPEENNGVCSGAASTKDHSPEVTNQEVVRDEENSFHSDVISPSISPSFTRQSVAEKPDEVMVESSGPDTSWSSLSRTSVRSALSPNKVSKRDIESPHLSVVPQVVDSGLRFTAVEHEELNEASQITKRRDNISTGKQCSVNTEEHVTIPESSLTPDDLGTTVVQMVHENKSSNGNVELSAHSSIRSNPRKKRKAQRLESSPESDSSESKEELPTLAQIFGAPAPPPAVIQDQEDPNEAKRSPQYEVVTAEAAEQLSRPPACPSPDYVNSSQASVDLFGTPDERDVPVNETSVSMESSQFSSEVLVTQQKLEMQKELVRLEKLMALVTEVLQEKTGSPAKAAHPGSNQNSKTTDSHRSLLCDQDTDQESDRKHVPDARGHPTTKAPEDKAVKQPSVSNHGSITEMGLCAKTTAAPKTLSPAAKAHCSSPSDGQDDKENNTPSRDRMKAKMVLVTSGLGPNEQIMVKKFAKRVGARVVSQVAPEVTHIIMHTDEQLVCERTLKYFLGIAGRKWVMSFQWISECFKQKKLLDESLFEVRGDVVNGPNHQGPSRARTTGDNNLLMRGYKICFQGPFTSMTTDEMEWMVELCGAAVVKDPLLLDSKQKSKQLVIVQPGSESSATSYSSLSRHATVVTRGWLLDTVATYTLQNCNNYTP; encoded by the exons ATGAAGACCTCAAAAGCCACAGATGTCAAAAAGGGGATATCAGTCCTTTGGGAGACTCTGCAGTGTCCCATATG CCTGGATTTGATGTCAGTACCGGTATCCACTAAATGTGACCATCAGTTTTGCAA ATTTTGTATGATCAAACTTTTGGACAGCTCTAAACAAAACAGGGCCAACTGTCCTGTGTGCAAAGCCAAGATCACTAAAAG GAGCCTGCAGGAGAGCCCTGGGTTTCAGAGGCTTGTTTCAGGATTGCAGGACATGATACAAGCATATGAACGTGACACTGGCACAAATT ACTTCACCGGATTAAACCAGCAAAAAGGGAAATCAGG TGTGACAGATCAAGATGCTGCTAAATATCCTCATGATATGTCATCTTGTGGTACACATGACACTGATGGTGATAATGTGGAAAACGTTGACAGTGCTGATCTTTCGAGGTCACACTCTTCAACTATAGCAG CGCAAAATGGATTTGCAAGACTTATGGGACTTGACTCAGCTCCTTtgacaacagaaaatgaagGCCTGGACAGTGGGCTTGGTGATGCACCACCAacatcagaaaagaaaatacacagctCTACAGATAATTTGGAACCAGTAGAAACTGAGATAGCAGAAGTTGTGGAAAGGGCAACGTCAACCCAAAAAATAAGAGGCAAAAAGAGAATTTCCAAACTGGAGAACGCCTCACTTGATCCATTATTAATTCCAGAGGAAAGTGAACATGAGCCTTTAAGGAAGTCCTcaaggaaaaagcagaaaaaggaTTTAGAATCTGACAAGATTcttgaacagaaacagaagaagagtgTAGAGAAAGTCGCTGAGTGGCTCATGAAAGTTCCAAGTGAAGGAAGTCTTGAGTTACCGAAAACTGATGAAGACGCAGATGAGTCTGACAGCTGTTCTTCCACTTCGACAATAGATGTTAAGCAGCACGTTAGTGACATGAAACCTAAGAGAGAGCATCATGCTAAAGCCCTTGAAGAGCAGGTGTTTGGTGCTGTCTATAAACGAAGAGGTAACAGGACCACCTCTCCTCCACTTCATGTTTATGTCGAACCACCAGCATCGACAGAAACACAGGCAGGGGAAATAGtttccaaaagaaaaaagagaaatgatgtAATTCCTGCTGCTTTTTGCAAGAAAACGAGCTttgaagataaaaatgaaacaaaggaaGAAGAACAAATTACAGAAGAAGTGAATGACACCAATagtgatgtttttaaagaagcagAACGAATTGAGGTCATGGAGGAAAATAACATACACAGACATGGAGAAGAGttgaaaactgcagcagaaagtgacaaaaataaTGGCAATGGAGAGATTTTCTGTCCTAGCTCTGATATTGAACAACAGCAGCCAGCAACAAAGTCAGTGAAAAAGGTGCATAACACTCTGCAGGAAGTTGACAGTGATTTGCAGGAGCAAGCTAAGGCAAAGTCAGACAGTACTGAGCAAAAGAAAACCAGCaacagaaaaggtaaaaacacaaagtcagaaaaGTGTAAGCCTGGTAGAGTGTCGAAGCCTCTTGTTCTGGTTGGAGTTCAAGAAACCAGTCCAAAGACTAGAACAAGATCAGAAGAAGTTCAAGTACAAATTGAGAACTATCCTAGCAGCGAGGAAACCCCTATCACAAGGAGCACCAGGCGAAGCAGAAGGCTTCAGCTCTTTGCTGAGGAAGTCCAGGAAGGTCCCAAGAAAGCAAAACTGAAAGTCACTGTACCTGAAGAGCATGGTGATGTTGCAGAGCAGTCTGGAGAAGCTAAGGGTGAGACATTGGTTGATACAGCTAAGAATCAAAATGTGAAAACGGTGGCCAAAAGAAATGGATGTATTTATGATAAAGAATTAGGAGGAATTGAAAGCATGGAGCCTGTTGTGCGAATGTCTTTGAGACCAGCAGAAGTCCTCTCGGACGCTGAAGCTAATGCTGGTTGTTATGCCTCTGTGGTCCCATGTCCAACTGAAACAGCTGCGTTAGGTCCAACACTTGAAAGTGACAACCCAAGTAGTCAATTCCCACACAATACTGACTTGGAAACGTCTGTTTGTATGGATAAATGTGCTGCAACAGAAATTGAGGATGAGAAGAATGACAGTGAGATGGACACAGAGCAACTGCTCAGGAGCTTCAAAGCCACAAAAAGGAAATCTTTCCATCTTGGTGGTCCAGATGTGAAAAAGAGCTGTAGTTTAGACAAGGAAAACAAGCACAGCGCTGCACCAGAAGAGAACAATGGGGTTTGTTCTGGTGCTGCATCTACCAAAGACCATTCACCAGAAGTTACCAACCAAGAGGTCGTACGAGACGAAGAAAACTCATTTCATAGTGATGTGATCTCCCCTTCTATCTCGCCCAGCTTTACAAGACAATCAGTTGCTGAGAAACCAGATGAAGTGATGGTAGAGTCCTCAGGCCCTGATACTAGTTGGTCCAGTCTGTCCAGGACTAGTGTAAGGAGTGCCCTTAGTCCTAATAAAGTGTCAAAACGCGATATAGAAAGTCCTCATCTCTCCGTTGTTCCTCAAGTAGTAGATTCTGGGCTCCGCTTCACAGCCGTTGAACATGAGGAGCTAAATGAAGCCTCTCAAATcacaaagaggagagacaacatTTCCACGGGCAAACAGTGTTCAGTCAACACAGAGGAACATGTCACAATTCCAGAGTCCTCTTTAACTCCCGATGACCTGGGAACAACTGTTGTTCAAATGGTCCACGAAAACAAGTCGAGCAATGGAAATGTAGAGCTCAGTGCACATTCCTCCATTAGGAGCAACccaaggaagaaaagaaaggctCAGAGGCTCGAGTCTTCGCCAGAGTCAGATAGCAGCGAGTCCAAAGAGGAATTACCAACTTTGGCTCAAATTTTTGGAGCACCAGCTCCGCCTCCGGCTGTGATCCAGGATCAGGAAGACCCGAATGAAGCAAAAAGATCGCCTCAATATGAGGTTGTTACAGCTGAGGCAGCAGAACAGTTGAGCCGTCCACCTGCATGCCCCAGCCCTGACTATGTTAATTCCAGCCAAGCGTCTGTGGACTTGTTCGGCACGCCAGATGAAC GTGATGTCCCAGTAAATGAGACCAGCGTTTCCATGGAGTCATCACAATTTTCAAGCGAAGTTCTTGTTACACAG CAAAAGCTAGAAATGCAGAAGGAGCTGGTGAGGCTGGAGAAGCTGATGGCTCTGGTGACAGAGGTGCTTCAGGAGAAAACGGGAAGTCCTGCAAAAGCAGCCCACCCAGGATCAAATCAGAACAGCAAAACCACAG ATTCTCACAGATCGCTCCTTTGTGACCAGGACACAGACCAAGAATCAGACAG GAAACATGTTCCAGATGCAAGAGGACACCCCACCACGAAAGCACCTGAAGACAAAGCGGTGAAACAACCCAGTGTTTCAAACCACGGCAGCATTACAGAGATGG ggCTGTGTGCAAAAACTACAGCAGCTCCCAAGACCCTTAGTCCAGCAGCTAAAGCACACTGTAGTTCTCCATCAGATGGCCAAGAcgacaaagaaaacaacacccCTTCAAGAGACAGAATGAAAGCTAAGATGGTGCTTGTGACATCTGGATTAGGGCCCAATGAACAG ATAATGGTGAAAAAGTTTGCCAAGCGAGTTGGTGCCCGTGTTGTTTCCCAGGTGGCACCAGAGGTGACTCACATCATAATGCACACAG atgaACAACTGGTTTGTGAGCGCACGCTGAAGTACTTCCTCGGCATCGCAGGCAGGAAGTGGGTGATGAGCTTCCAGT GGATTTCAGAGTGcttcaaacaaaagaaactctTAGATGAG AGTCTCTTTGAAGTGAGAGGCGACGTGGTGAATGGACCCAACCACCAGGGCCCCTCCAGAGCTCGAACCACTGGAGACAATAAT CTGCTCATGAGAGGCTACAAGATCTGCTTCCAGGGACCTTTTACAAGCATGACTACAG ATGAAATGGAGTGGATGGTGGAGCTCTGTGGAGCAGCTGTAGTTAAAGATCCACTTCTCCTCGACAGTAAACAG AAGTCCAAGCAACTGGTCATTGTACAGCCTGGATCAGAGTCGTCAGCAACTTCGTACAGTA GTCTCTCCCGACATGCCACAGTTGTGACCCGTGGGTGGCTCTTGGATACAGTTGCAACATACACCCTCCAAAACTGCAACAACTACACACCCTGA